In Blastopirellula sp. J2-11, a single genomic region encodes these proteins:
- a CDS encoding DUF1559 domain-containing protein codes for MLRRYANITIRSQSFRRSWFTNDAGESLHSWRVLILPQIEANSFYELYDFESAWNSKTNVDLRDGTRQVDGVEPDAVSNAGRIYLPDDSPHMLETIFVAMVNGHLLEKDIWLSDVKLTGHYLPKGQPFVVLEIQYSGIHWMEPRDVSPPMQRFPDWININEVKDQIVRSIEIGAVTQMRDHDETLAYLDSLRHAEE; via the coding sequence TTGCTTCGGCGATACGCAAATATCACGATTCGATCGCAGAGTTTCCGCCGATCGTGGTTTACCAACGACGCCGGAGAGTCGCTGCATAGTTGGCGCGTGCTGATCTTGCCGCAAATCGAAGCGAATTCCTTTTACGAGCTGTATGATTTTGAATCTGCTTGGAACAGCAAGACGAATGTCGACCTGCGAGATGGAACCAGGCAAGTCGACGGCGTCGAACCTGACGCAGTATCCAATGCGGGCAGGATTTACCTGCCAGACGATTCGCCGCACATGTTGGAGACGATTTTCGTCGCGATGGTCAACGGCCACTTGCTGGAGAAGGATATTTGGCTATCCGACGTGAAGCTGACCGGTCACTATCTTCCTAAGGGGCAACCGTTTGTCGTGCTGGAAATCCAATACTCCGGCATCCATTGGATGGAGCCTCGAGACGTTTCGCCGCCGATGCAGCGGTTCCCTGATTGGATCAACATCAATGAGGTGAAAGATCAAATCGTCCGTTCGATCGAGATCGGCGCTGTGACGCAAATGCGTGACCACGACGAAACTCTCGCTTATTTGGATTCGCTGCGCCATGCAGAAGAGTAA
- a CDS encoding DUF2185 domain-containing protein: MTEKKFHLPPDQIEALVEGQGGCIATDRITVDGMPVGYMYREPPDNEGDSGWRFFSGDETDEYVDQASNLEVYDVNTIANYDRDVMPFLSSPIGSAYAREGDAGQLIAVDSPFDADELLHPDFPILEVGLFDLTDRWSMQLPLRFNQRLEKDGQMVLWRPGVTIYASVWGLPEDGDSSADTLRELTRERDSAAFDYQELQEGSLLRIAYRLVEDHDGVAVESLYCFVADADGYVHLSVYFDAAEDVEVAQSIWKGITSAAM, from the coding sequence GTGACCGAAAAGAAGTTTCATTTGCCACCCGATCAGATCGAAGCGTTGGTCGAAGGCCAGGGAGGCTGCATCGCTACCGACCGCATTACCGTAGATGGAATGCCGGTCGGCTACATGTACCGCGAGCCGCCTGACAATGAGGGGGACAGCGGTTGGCGATTCTTCTCTGGCGACGAGACGGACGAATACGTCGATCAGGCGAGCAATCTGGAAGTCTACGATGTCAATACGATCGCCAACTACGATCGCGACGTCATGCCGTTTCTGTCGTCGCCGATCGGCAGCGCTTATGCCCGCGAAGGGGACGCCGGCCAGTTGATTGCGGTCGATAGTCCCTTCGACGCCGATGAATTGTTGCATCCCGACTTTCCCATCCTCGAAGTCGGCTTGTTTGATTTGACCGATCGCTGGTCGATGCAACTGCCGCTGCGCTTTAATCAACGGCTAGAAAAAGATGGGCAAATGGTTCTCTGGCGACCCGGCGTGACGATCTACGCCAGCGTCTGGGGCTTGCCCGAAGATGGCGATTCGTCCGCAGACACGCTGCGCGAGTTGACCAGAGAACGCGACTCGGCCGCGTTCGATTATCAAGAGCTGCAAGAGGGCTCGCTGCTGAGGATCGCTTACCGTTTGGTCGAAGACCATGACGGCGTCGCTGTGGAATCGCTCTACTGCTTTGTCGCCGACGCGGACGGTTACGTTCATTTGTCGGTCTACTTTGATGCGGCGGAAGACGTGGAGGTCGCCCAATCGATTTGGAAAGGGATCACCTCCGCCGCTATGTAA
- a CDS encoding energy transducer TonB yields the protein MLARTSTISYLTSISLHVAAAAALVSWSVRPYDWRHQVDVGGTVMLTATMASAAAEPIEASVIEMEVVEAEQSAELTEEESPLDLHKQPTAIPLPLETSEVIYTPRSAPAAMSRSKAASQTPSQPQQAEPLPRKDAAKEPMPESALAEAASPAVKSVAGARIDVPPQPTPTNAAPGYPPTSQSRREEGRVLLRLTISETGEVAAAKIHQSSGFTRLDQAALVAVRQWKFTPAQSEGHNVATRVVIPVSFSLRAD from the coding sequence ATGCTCGCTCGGACTTCGACAATCTCCTATCTCACCAGCATCTCGCTGCATGTCGCAGCGGCCGCTGCGCTGGTGTCATGGAGCGTTCGTCCCTACGATTGGCGACATCAGGTGGACGTTGGCGGAACCGTCATGCTCACCGCGACCATGGCTTCCGCCGCCGCCGAGCCGATCGAAGCGTCGGTCATCGAGATGGAAGTGGTCGAAGCGGAGCAGTCGGCGGAACTGACCGAGGAAGAGTCGCCGTTGGATCTGCACAAGCAGCCGACCGCAATTCCGTTGCCGCTGGAAACGTCGGAAGTGATCTACACGCCGCGAAGTGCGCCGGCCGCGATGTCTCGATCGAAAGCTGCGTCGCAGACGCCGTCGCAACCGCAGCAAGCCGAACCGTTGCCGCGCAAAGACGCCGCCAAAGAACCAATGCCAGAATCGGCGTTGGCCGAAGCGGCGTCTCCAGCGGTAAAAAGCGTGGCCGGCGCCAGGATCGATGTTCCTCCGCAACCGACGCCAACCAACGCGGCGCCCGGTTACCCGCCGACGTCACAATCGCGGCGCGAAGAAGGACGCGTGCTGCTGCGTCTCACCATCAGCGAGACTGGCGAAGTCGCCGCCGCCAAGATCCATCAATCGAGCGGTTTCACTCGGCTGGATCAAGCGGCGCTGGTCGCCGTGCGGCAGTGGAAGTTTACGCCGGCTCAAAGCGAAGGGCACAATGTGGCGACGCGGGTGGTGATTCCGGTTTCGTTTTCTCTGCGGGCGGATTAG